The DNA segment CGTCGTCAGACCCACCGTCGTCCCCCCCGTCGTCTCCCCCGGTCGAGCCGGCGGATCCGCTCGCTCCGGTGGTCGCGTGGGTCGTGGACGGCGTCGGCTTGGTCGGCGATGCCGCCGCGTGGTGCGTGGCGTGGTGGGGCGAGCGGGTGCGGGAGACCGCGGGCGACGCCACCGGCGCCGCGGCAGCGGCAGCGGCGCGCGCCTCCGCCTGTTGCTCCTGCTCGGCCTCGGCCTCGGCCGCTCGGGCGGCGAGGAGTCGCTCCTGCGCCGCTGTGAGCTGGGCCACGAGCGCTGCGGTCCGGTGGTCCATCCCGGCGAGCGAGCCCTCGAGCGTGGCGCGCTCGGCGGCGGCCGTGTCGGTCGCGGCAGAGCGGGGGCCGTCCGGGGTCGGGTCGGACGATGGGACCGATGCGGCCGCCGCGGCGGCTGCACCGAGCAGGCCGGTCGTGACGGCGGTCGTGACGACGATCCGAGGAGCACGTCTCATGGGATTCCTCCGCTGTGTTCGTGCCCCACTGTCGGCGCCGTGGATGGCCCACCAACAGATGGTTAGCGCGGCGTTAGCGAACCCCTGGAGGAACCTTCACCCACGATCACCGGTTCGGCCCCCTCGACCTCCCGCCCCATGTCTCGAATGAACGCGGCGTTCCTCCACTAGGTGTGCAGGAACGCCGCGTTCATTCGACAGCATGGGTGGGGTCAGGTGCGTTGGCTGCGGTAGTAGTCCCGCCAGATCAGGCGGTGGATCGGGATCCAACGCGGGATCGACCGGATGATCGGGATGAACGGCAGCAGCAGCAACCCGATCGAGAGGATCGCCATGATGTAGAAGATCACCGCGTCGGCGTTGTTGGTGAGGTAGTCGTTCGGGTTCGACGAGTTGAACTTCGGCAACTGGTACCAGAAGGAGTAGAGCCACAGCCATGCCTGGCCGGGGTAGCTGCCCGTCTCGTTCATCATCCCCCACGTGTTGCCCTGCAGGTGCGCCGCGGTGGCCGCGTCGTCGAGATAGGAACCGTCGCCCAGGAAGAGGATCTGCTTGGTGTAGTCGGTCTGGTAGAACTTGCCCTGCGACAGCAGGACCCCGTCGAGCGCACCGGATGCGGCCATGTTGGTCAGGCCCTGGGCGAGGGTGGGCACCGGCCCGAAGTCGCCTGACCCGACCTTGCTCAGGTCTCCGTTCGCCTTCGCGATCGCGTCGTCCAGGGCGGTCGCCCACTTCGTCTGCTGGTCCGCGGACGCCGCGAGCCAGGTCTTGAGCGCGGCGGCGACCGCGGCGGGCTGCTCCTGGGACTGCAGCGGCGTGATGACGAAGTCGGTCGCGGGGTCGACGGGGTGGGTCACGCCGAACCACTTCTGGGGCCGCAGCGGACCGACGTACAGCCCGTCGCTGGCGTTGTTGTACGGCGGCCCGTAGCCGGCGGAGTCGCTCGTCCCGGCGAGCTCGGAGACCGTCGTGGCGTAGAAGTCGTCCTTGGCGCTGGACGCCCAGCCCTTGAAGGTCAGCGCCTTGTCGTCCGGCGAGCCGAACAGCATCGCAAGCAGCAGGGTCAGCACCGCGACGACGACGATCGCGACGACGCCCTCCTTGACGATGTCGTAGCGCCGCCACGGTCCGGTCCACTCCGCCGCCGCGGGGTCGGCCGCCTTCCGCGCGCTCATGATCCACTCTCCTCGGACGTGACGGTCGGCTCGCCCGACGTGGCCACGGCAGCGGGTACGGCCACCGGGACGGCGCCGTGTGGCGGCACCGCCTCCATCGGCGGCACGACGCCGCGACGGCGGACGAGCAGGACGTGCCAGACGGTGATGACACCGACCACGAGCGGCAGCAGACACGCGTGGATGAGCAGGGTCTGGCCGAGGTTGGCGACGTTGAAGAAGGCCCCGATCCCCACCGCGTTGAGCCCGTCCTTGGCCTCGAAGGAGATCCACTGCGAGTCGAAGTTGGTCTGGATGAGGTAGCCGGTGAAGGCCGTCGCGAGCGAGGCCAGGAAGCACAACCCGCCGGTGAGCCAGGTCAGCCAGCGACGGCCTCGCCACGCAGCCATCCAGAACTTGCCCCACAGGTGGATCACCATGAACACGAAGAAGAGCTGGACGCTCCAGAAGTGCGTGCTGTTGGTGAAGTGCCCGAGGGAGGAGGTGTGATACCAGGCCGGTCCGGTGAAGGCGAGGACCAGGCCGGAGGCGAGGACCACGAGGAACGCGGCGATCGTCAGCACGCCGAACACGTAGATCCAGGAGGCGACGTACGCCGGCTGCCGGTCCGGCAGCAGCTTGTCCGGCGGCAGCTTGGACACCCAGGCGCGGCGAAGGCGAGCGGTCCACATGCGCGAGTCGGGGCCACCCTCTGGGGTCTCTGGCGCTCCGGTCGCGGGCAGGGTGGCGGTCATGACCCGTCCCGGTCCTTCGGGAAGGGCAGCAGGACCGCGAGGACGAAGACGGCGATCATGAGCAGGATCACCAGCAGGTTGGGCACCGAGATCGACAGCCAACCCCAGGTGAGGTAGTGCGCCGGGTGGTCCAGGTTGACCACGCTGGCGATCGGCACGCTGGTCCACGGCATGGGGACTCCTCATCTGTTGGTCCCCCGACCACGGCTTCGACGCGGTCAGTGGACCTCCGGGGAGCCAGCCACCGACAGGGACCGCCGTCGGACATGATCAGGACCTTGGTCCCTTGTCCCCTTCAACGACCCGGGGCCGCACCCATCGGTGCGGCCCCGGTCCTGCTCGTCGAGCGGCTACAGCTTGATCGGCCCCTGCTCGGCCTCCGCCAGCTCACGGAACTGAGTGGCGGCGCTTTGGCGACCGGGGAAGACGAAGCTCAGCACGACCCCGATGACGAAGATGAGGGCGACCGCCCAGGGGGCGTAGATGGTCGGCTTCGTCACCTTGTACACCGAACCGAAGATGGCGCCGCCGGTGACGAGGAGGGCGACCGCCACAGCCAGCCACACCGCCCACTGGCGCGGGTGGTCGCGAAGGCCCCGGATCGCACCGATCGACATGAGGAAGTAGATGACCACGAGGGCCAGCCCGCCGAAGGTGGAGAACCAGCTGAACATCGCGAGGTAGTGCGGCTGGTCCTTGATGGCGAACAGGCCGAGCGCCTGCTTGGTGAGCACGATGACGATCGCGTAGACGACGAGGACGAAGACGCTCGCGAGCAGCGGCGTCCCGCGCGAGGACACCTTGCCCAGCTGCTTCGGGAAGCGGTGGTCGCGAGCCATCGCGAAGAAGCCCCGCGAGGCGGCCACGGACACCCCGATGAGCACGGCCAGCATGTCGAGGACGACCACGAGCTCCATGAGCCGGCGGATGAACACCGAGCCGTAGCCGCCGTCCGCCGTGGGCGAGGCCAGCCCGAACAGGGGGGCGCCGACGTTCTTGCCCACCTCGTTGAGGCTGAAGTGGAAGCCGGCCACCTGTGCGTAGGTGCCGATGAGGTAGAAGCCGGCGATGGCCACGACGGCGATGAGCACCGCGCGCGGGATGTCGCGCTTGGGGTGCGCGGTCTCTTCGCCCAGGTTGGCCGCGGTCTCGAAGCCGGTGAACAGCAGCACGCCGTACAGCACGCCGAAGAGCACGCCGCTCCAGTGGCCGGGGGCGTTGTTCGGGTTCAGCGTCTTGGCCACGTTGTTGTGGCTGCCGACCTTCGCGATGACGTACAGGAAGAAGATCAGCACGACGGTGATCGAGAACATCGCGAGCACCAGCTGAGCCCGGGTCGACAGGGCGACGCCGTAGTAAAGGATGAACGTGATCAGGGCGAGCAGCAGGATGTCCCAGCCGGTCTTGGGGAGCAACGGGTGCCCGAACTCGCCCTCGAGGGTGTCGGAGATGGTGCCGCCCAGCATGACGAGCAGCCCGGCGCCGAGCGCCATGATGCCGATGTAGTAGAGGAAGCCGGCCGAGGCGCCCATGCGGGTCCCCAGGCCGTCGGTGACGTAGTCGTAGAGCGAGCCGGCTGCCTGGATGCGGCGCGCGTACTCCGCCACGATCCAGCTCAGTCCCAGCAGGCCGATCGCGGCCACGATGACCGCGAGCGGGGCGGCGATGCCGGCGCCCTTGCCCGTGGCGCTGGTGAGTCCCATGACGAGCGGCACCAGGAAGGCGATCGAGAAGACGGGACCCATGAACCCGACCGACTGCGCGATCGCGTCCACCAGGGTCAGCTTCTTGGCGCCGCCGAGGCGC comes from the Actinomycetes bacterium genome and includes:
- a CDS encoding cytochrome b N-terminal domain-containing protein; its protein translation is MTATLPATGAPETPEGGPDSRMWTARLRRAWVSKLPPDKLLPDRQPAYVASWIYVFGVLTIAAFLVVLASGLVLAFTGPAWYHTSSLGHFTNSTHFWSVQLFFVFMVIHLWGKFWMAAWRGRRWLTWLTGGLCFLASLATAFTGYLIQTNFDSQWISFEAKDGLNAVGIGAFFNVANLGQTLLIHACLLPLVVGVITVWHVLLVRRRGVVPPMEAVPPHGAVPVAVPAAVATSGEPTVTSEESGS
- a CDS encoding APC family permease, producing MSSTDVGEQYQRLGGAKKLTLVDAIAQSVGFMGPVFSIAFLVPLVMGLTSATGKGAGIAAPLAVIVAAIGLLGLSWIVAEYARRIQAAGSLYDYVTDGLGTRMGASAGFLYYIGIMALGAGLLVMLGGTISDTLEGEFGHPLLPKTGWDILLLALITFILYYGVALSTRAQLVLAMFSITVVLIFFLYVIAKVGSHNNVAKTLNPNNAPGHWSGVLFGVLYGVLLFTGFETAANLGEETAHPKRDIPRAVLIAVVAIAGFYLIGTYAQVAGFHFSLNEVGKNVGAPLFGLASPTADGGYGSVFIRRLMELVVVLDMLAVLIGVSVAASRGFFAMARDHRFPKQLGKVSSRGTPLLASVFVLVVYAIVIVLTKQALGLFAIKDQPHYLAMFSWFSTFGGLALVVIYFLMSIGAIRGLRDHPRQWAVWLAVAVALLVTGGAIFGSVYKVTKPTIYAPWAVALIFVIGVVLSFVFPGRQSAATQFRELAEAEQGPIKL